The region ATGGGAGATGACATGGAGTACAGACGTAGACTGAGGCGAGCTTTCCAACTGCCCATGGCCTATGTACTGAACCGAAGTGTCCTTCGGCCTTTCCGGTAAGGAAGATTGTATAACTCCCAGGTTCATCCTATTATAAATGTCGGTCCCGGAGCCTCTTAGTTTAGAGGTTTAGAAAAAATTTCTAAACCATTTAAAAAAAAGCGTTAGCTGCAGTATGCTATCTTATTCAGTATTTCAAGGACGGCCGCATCACATAGATCGTGAAAGACTACAGCGTATCTAAAGCCTTCGTCCATTTTAGTTTTTCGAATAATATCTCCTTGTATCTCACAAGTAAACATAGGCGACATAAGCGTTAATCGCCCTCCCGCATTCCATTCTTTCTCCGAAAGAACCGAAGCACCCATCATGGATATATCCAACAAAATGCCTTCGGCCCATTCTCCCGCTTCGAAAAGTTTTACCCGATTGTCTTTGCGGAATCTAACATAATATCTCTTGTCCGCAAACAAACCGGGACCTCCCTTGGAGGAAGGTTCTGCCCCGATCTCTAGTCTTTGCATAGCCGGAAAAGGATACTATGAACGAGGATTTTTTAAAAGGAGATTTCCGAATTATATAAGAAATCCGTTACTAAGAACAAAATCCCTACTCAAGTAAGAAGGTGTCCGACTCTCTCGCCAGAACGATCTCATGAATGTGGGATGATTCTTTCTCTTGATTGAACATTCGTAAGATTTCTTCGTCCGGATGATCCGGTTCGTGATGAGTTAGAACCAACTTTTGCACACCCAGAACTTCCCCGCATTTTATGGCGAGTTTTCCGGATGTATGTCCCCATCCGATCTTTTTATCCGCCTCTTCGGAACTATATTGCGCGTCTATGATCAGCATATCCGGTTTTCCGATCTCTTTGCGCAATTGAGCGAAATCCTCCAGATCCTCGTCTCGAACTTCCACATCCGTGCAGAATAGAAAGCTTCTACCGTCTTCTTCGATATGGTAGCCGGTACAGTTACCCGGATGTTTTTGCTGGAAAGGTGTTACCTTAAAATCGCCGATTTGAACCGTTTGGTTTCTTTTGAGGAAGATGAACTGTTTTTTGGACAGCATCTCGTCCAGTGTGATCGGGAAATTCTCCGGATTCTGCTGCCTATCAAATCTCTCCTTCAGATTGGATATGGTGGAATAGAAATCCACCTCTACGGTGGGAATATAACCCGGCTTAAAGAAAGGCCAACCTTGGATATGATCCCAATGGGTATGAGTCACTAAGATTCGGATCTTACCGCCTTTCGCGATCCCTTCCTTAAGTAGATCGTTTCCGAGTTCCCTCATTCCGGAACCGCAATCGATTACCAGCCGATCCCCTTTTTTGGACTCAACATATACGCATGTGGTATTTCCGCCGACCGGTCGTAATAGATTCGGCTCGAGATCCTTGATGAATTCGGTCACGGAAAAGGTTCCGTTCTTAATTTGGAATTCCCTGTGGGCGGATTCCAGGATCTTCTCTAGTTTTTCTTTGTATTCTTTTCCCGAAAGCGGGGTAGGAAGAGAGCCTCTCACCCCGTATAATTTTATTTTCACTGTATTAAATTAAACAACTTGGAGATTTGGTATTTTCAGACAAACGCATATGACAGAACCGGACTTTCGACAAAAACAATGGAAGATCGCGACCCGTATACCTTTTGTATCGGATTATTTCCTAAAAATTCAGTCCGAAAGTAAATTAAAAAAAAGGGATCTATTTCCTAAGGAATTCGGGACATATTATCTAGAACTAGGTTCAGGATGGGGAGAAGTCGCAGTAGAGTTAGCTAAGTGCTTTCCGGATACCGGTTTCATACTCATGGAAAAGAAAGCGGACCGAATCCGACAAACGATCCGGGATCTCACCAAGGAAAAGCTCAATAACGTTAGACTCTTATCGGTGAATTTCAACTGGTTTCTCGAGGAAATTTTCGAAGAAGGCATCTTCGATGAGATTTTACTGAATTTTCCGGATCCCTGGCCTAAGAAGCGACATCATAAGCACAGAACTTTAAGCCCTAGGTTTTTGGATACATTGCATATTCTTTTGAAGCCTGGCGGAAGATTTCGTTTCGCTACGGATTACGGTCCGTACGGAAGAAAGGCCATAGGATTTTTTCGAAAAGACTCCCGCTTCAGACCGGAATCGACGGAATTTTCGTTGGAAAGAAAGGACTTTCCAATTTCCTACTTTGAGCAAACGAAGCGGGAGGAAAACTCCCGCATTTATTATTTAGATCGGATTCGGCTTTAGATTTTACTAAAGATCAGTGGTAAAGCAGGGAATAAACGCTATCGGAATCCCGAGCCAATTTATAGGTCCAGGCGGCTTCTCCCTTCTCATCATAGCGAACGGCTGTATTATCCTTATATAATACGATAAAATCGCCCTTCTTGCCGGGTAGAATTCCTTCCACGGTTTTATCGGCAATCTTCAGTTCTTTGATAGAAGAGGAGCCGGCGTCTATTCTCGAAACCTTTTCGTCGGACGCGAACCAAACGGAGTTTCCTCGAACGCTAAACAGAGAAGAATCCTTGTGTTTCAATTCCGATTGAGTGCTTTTACCCTTGCCCGATACGTAAACCACCGCTTTATCCGTACGGAAGAAGCTTCCGTCTTCCGTTGCACCTAATAATCTCAGATCTTTAGATCCGGTCCAAACCGATTCCGGATCCTTACTCAGTTTGGCATCCGTTAGAAAAATCTTATCTTCTTTAGCGGATGAAACTATAAGATACAATTGACCCTTCTTAGAAGCGGACCATGCTTTCGCGTCCAAAGGAACGGATTTATTTTCTTCGAAAGTATCGGAGTAACTGGTTAGAATTCTCTTTCCCGCATTTTCCGTTTCGACTAGCACTCTATCTCCGGATACCTGAGACTTCTTGAACGATCCGGTCAAAGCCACCGAATTGATGAGCGTTCCAGAATTCTGATCTCTCACTTCCAGAGTTTTATCCGTGAAGGTGTAGATCCTACGATCGGCCAGTATATTCTTAAATGGCTTAGTGGTCGTGATTCTCCAGAGACGAATCGAACGATTCTTATCCAAAGCCTCTACGGAAGTTCCGTAATTCAGCAACAATAGATCGTTGATGATTACGGGTAAACCTACAAGAGACCCGCGATTCGGATATGGCTGCAAGATCACAGGCGTGTCGGAATCGGATAATACCAATTTCTCGGCTTGGCTGGAATATGGAGAATTCGGATAGTTTTCGGCAAGTTCGCGACCGAGTTCGATCACCAAACGTTTGTATTCGGCGTTCCCGGGATTCTTGGTCCTTAACTCGGAGAGAATGCGGATTCTCGCGTGTAGGAACTTTTCGTTTCTCTCTAGTTCGATCGCTTTCACGATTTCCGAATCCGCGGTCTCCAAATCACCCTTTTTGAAATAGATATAGGAAAGTTGGAAATGAGCATCCGGAAAGTCCGGATTCTTCTTGATGATGTCCTTGAAGATATCCACCGCTTGATCGAGTAGATTATCGTTGAACAAAACGATTCCGATATTGTA is a window of Leptospira wolffii serovar Khorat str. Khorat-H2 DNA encoding:
- a CDS encoding MBL fold metallo-hydrolase, with the protein product MKIKLYGVRGSLPTPLSGKEYKEKLEKILESAHREFQIKNGTFSVTEFIKDLEPNLLRPVGGNTTCVYVESKKGDRLVIDCGSGMRELGNDLLKEGIAKGGKIRILVTHTHWDHIQGWPFFKPGYIPTVEVDFYSTISNLKERFDRQQNPENFPITLDEMLSKKQFIFLKRNQTVQIGDFKVTPFQQKHPGNCTGYHIEEDGRSFLFCTDVEVRDEDLEDFAQLRKEIGKPDMLIIDAQYSSEEADKKIGWGHTSGKLAIKCGEVLGVQKLVLTHHEPDHPDEEILRMFNQEKESSHIHEIVLARESDTFLLE
- a CDS encoding PilZ domain-containing protein gives rise to the protein MQRLEIGAEPSSKGGPGLFADKRYYVRFRKDNRVKLFEAGEWAEGILLDISMMGASVLSEKEWNAGGRLTLMSPMFTCEIQGDIIRKTKMDEGFRYAVVFHDLCDAAVLEILNKIAYCS
- the trmB gene encoding tRNA (guanine(46)-N(7))-methyltransferase TrmB yields the protein MTEPDFRQKQWKIATRIPFVSDYFLKIQSESKLKKRDLFPKEFGTYYLELGSGWGEVAVELAKCFPDTGFILMEKKADRIRQTIRDLTKEKLNNVRLLSVNFNWFLEEIFEEGIFDEILLNFPDPWPKKRHHKHRTLSPRFLDTLHILLKPGGRFRFATDYGPYGRKAIGFFRKDSRFRPESTEFSLERKDFPISYFEQTKREENSRIYYLDRIRL